From a region of the Xyrauchen texanus isolate HMW12.3.18 chromosome 39, RBS_HiC_50CHRs, whole genome shotgun sequence genome:
- the LOC127632527 gene encoding GTPase IMAP family member 8-like produces MMEKDLRVVVLGWQKSDKASVINSIVGDRVEPGRFFVKSVRRDGEVNGRKITLINTPCWWKTFGLQDSPEVVKQELVCSVFKCPPGPHVFLLVIDLSLPFTQEHRISIEEHLNLFGERIWSHIIVLFTKTVSLNDESIEQHLQSQGEDLQQIIQRCGGRYQVFDIENKGNGVEELLVKIDGVVTVNDGKHFESGDEKLEVQKKREDIQERAKSRQTMVQEKTELLKEIRAVSLLAELRIVLLGWIVSGKSSTGNTIFNEKIFKKGKTKQCTSHSGDVDGRNITVLDTPGCWKYFSTKFNPEFVRTAILECEGLAERVKYPNAMILTIPADTSFKNEQKRVIEEYMAIFREDVWRHTIVLFTWGDRYPDISIEEHIESEGDALQWLIEKCGNRYHVFDNTDMKNRAQVTELLQKIDQMVAENCLFHLNTTETKHVESNFQRTDPQENVMMEEIRLNDICYFLDENFKRKAREIKKKIGNLWMDIMEEHHDSASLQHLTEFKDQSPDTTEPQKVVLTPQQDCIPEQVKALLEREFSRWENIMIEEVQKRLLEIKSFELSKVEKRQMSIDALARWLQTCNHYSLHTVDKMHST; encoded by the exons ATGATGGAGAAAG ATTTAAGAGTAGTTGTTTTAGGATGGCAGAAATCGGACAAAGCGTCAGTGATAAACAGTATTGTAGGAGATCGAGTCGAGCCTGGCAGATTCTTCGTGAAGTCTGTGAGGAGAGACGGTGAAGTGAATGGAAGAAAGATCACTCTGATTAACACTCCCTGCTGGTGGAAGACATTTGGCTTGCAAGACTCACCAGAAGTTGTCAAACAGGAACTTGTGTGCAGTGTCTTCAAGTGTCCTCCAGGACCTCATGTTTTTCTGCTGGTTATTGATCTCAGTTTGCCTTTTACTCAAGAACACAGAATCAGCATTGAGGAACATCTGAATCTCTTTGGAGAGAGAATCTGGTCACACATCATAGTGCTCTTTACAAAAACTGTTTCACTGAATGATGAATCCATTGAGCAGCACTTACAGAGTCAAGGAGAAGATCTGCAACAGATCATACAGAGATGTGGAGGAAGATATCAAGTTTTTGATATTGAAAATAAAGGAAATGGAGTTGAAGAACTGCTTGTGAAGATTGATGGTGTTGTGACTGTAAATGATGGTAAACACTTTGAATCTGGTGATGAAAAACTTGAGGTGCAGAAAAAGAGAGAAGACATCCAAGAGAGAGCAAAATCCAGACAAACGATGGTGCAGGAAAAAACAGAACTGCTGAAAGAAATAA GAGCTGTATCTCTGCTCGCAGAACTGAGAATTGTCCTGTTGGGGTGGATCGTTTCTGGCAAGAGCTCAACAGGAAACACTATCTTCAATGAAAAAATATTCaagaaaggaaaaacaaaacagtgCACAAGTCATTCTGGCGATGTGGATGGCAGAAATATAACAGTGTTGGACACACCAGGCTGTTGGAAGTATTTCTCAACTAAATTCAATCCAGAGTTTGTACGGACTGCAATCCTGGAGTGTGAAGGTCTAGCAGAACGTGTGAAATATCCCAATGCCATGATCTTGACGATTCCTGCAGACACGTCATTTAAGAATGAGCAAAAACGGGTCATTGAAGAGTACATGGCCATTTTCAGAGAGGATGTCTGGAGACACACCATAGTTTTGTTCACATGGGGCGACAGATACCCAGACATCTCAATCGAGGAGCACATTGAGAGTGAAGGAGATGCCCTCCAGTGGCTGATTGAGAAATGTGGGAACAGATATCACGTCTTTGACAACACAGACATGAAGAATCGAGCTCAAGTCACAGAGCTGCTCCAGAAGATTGATCAGATGGTGGCAGAAAACTGTTTGTTCCATCTCAACACTACAGAGACAAAACATGTAGAGTCAAATTTTCAGAGAACTGATCCTCAGGAAAATGTGATGATGGAGGAGATCAGACTGAATGATATCTGCTACTTTCTGGATGAGAACTTCAAAAGAAAAGCTAGAGAGATAAAAAAGAAGATAGGAAATTTATGGATGGATATCATGGAAGAACACCATGACAGTGCAAGTTTACAACATCTTACTGAGT TTAAGGATCAATCTCCTGATACCACCGAACCGCAGAAAGTGGTGCTGACACCTCAACAGGACTGTA TCCCCGAGCAGGTAAAGGCACTTCTGGAGAGAGAATTCAGCAGATGGGAAAATATAATGATAGAAGAAGTTCAGAAGCGTTTGCTGGAAATTAAATCATTTG agctctctaagGTTGAAAAGAGGCAGATGTCAATTGATGCACTTGCGAGGTGGCTACAGACCTGTAACCATTATTCTTTACATACTGTTGATAAAATGCATAGTACATAA
- the LOC127632538 gene encoding guanine nucleotide-binding protein G(I)/G(S)/G(T) subunit beta-1-like → MSELEQLRQEAEQLRNQIRDARKACSDSTLSQITSSLDSVGRIQMRTRRTLRGHLAKIYAMHWGTDSRLLVSASQDGKLIIWDGYTTNKMHAIPLRSSWVMTCAYAPSGNYVACGGLDNICSTYSLKTREGNVRVNRELAGHTGYLSCCRFLDDNQIITSSGDTTCALWDIETGQQTTSFTGHTGDVMSLSVSPDLKAFVSGACDASAKLWDIRDGMCRQSFTGHVSDINAVCFFPNGNAFTTGSDDATCRLFDLRADQELMMYSHDNIICGITSVAFSKSGRLLLAGYDDFNCNVWDTLKGERIGVLAGHDNRVSCLGVTDDGMAVATGSWDSFLRIWN, encoded by the exons ATGAGTGAGTTGGAACAGTTACGACAGGAAGCAGAACAGCTTCGCAACCAGATCCGG GATGCTAGAAAAGCCTGCAGTGACTCCACACTTTCACAG ATAACGTCGAGTTTGGACTCAGTGGGGCGCATACAGATGAGAACAAGACGCACACTCAGAGGTCATCTCGCCAAAATCTACGCCATGCACTGGGGCACTGACTCCAG GTTACTTGTCAGTGCCTCCCAAGATGGCAAACTGATCATATGGGACGGTTACACGACCAACAAG ATGCATGCTATTCCCCTGCGCTCCTCTTGGGTCATGACCTGTGCCTATGCCCCATCGGGGAACTACGTGGCCTGTGGAGGCCTCGACAACATCTGCTCCACCTACAGCCTTAAAACCCGCGAGGGCAACGTCAGGGTCAACAGAGAACTGGCTGGACAcacag GTTATTTGTCTTGCTGTCGATTTCTTGATGACAATCAGATCATCACCAGCTCTGGTGACACAACATG TGCATTGTGGGACATTGAGACAGGCCAGCAGACCACCAGTTTCACAGGACACACAGGTGATGTCATGAGTCTATCGGTCAGTCCAGACTTAAAGGCATTTGTGTCCGGGGCCTGCGACGCCTCAGCCAAACTGTGGGACATCAGAGACGGGATGTGTAGGCAGTCTTTTACAGGCCACGTCTCCGACATCAATGCTGTCTGC TTCTTTCCTAATGGAAATGCCTTCACTACGGGCTCAGACGATGCCACTTGCCGGTTGTTTGACCTGCGTGCAGACCAGGAGCTGATGATGTATTCTCACGACAACATTATCTGTGGCATCACCTCTGTGGCTTTCTCCAAGAGCGGACGGCTGCTGCTGGCTGGATACGACGACTTCAACTGCAATGTCTGGGACACTTTAAAAGGCGAGCGCATAG GGGTTTTGGCCGGTCATGATAACCGGGTGAGTTGTTTAGGAGTGACTGATGATGGAATGGCTGTAGCCACGGGATCATGGGACAGTTTTCTTCGCATCTGGAACTGA